In the Catenulispora sp. EB89 genome, one interval contains:
- a CDS encoding GH1 family beta-glucosidase, which yields MSLELPRDFRWGVATSAYQIEGAVDEDGRTPSIWDTFCRVPGAIENGEDGDVACDHYHRMPEDVGLIKSLGVDTYRFSVAWPRVQPGGRGPANAAGLAFYDRLVDELLSAGVTPWLTLYHWDLPQELEDAGGWPHRDTAYRFADYAELVYERLGDRVEHWTTLNEAWCSAWLGYVEGVHAPGRREFADGIAAIHHLLLGHGLATQRLRAAAEAAGRPIDLAITHILGNAIPASDSPVDVEATRRGDALHFRMYMDPIFKGAYPADLLEDLDAVGVPIPVQDGDLEIISAPLDTLGVNYYRSMKTTGFAADGSTTDAAGRPVTRTVDFGDLPKTYIDWEVMPDDFANLLVRIGHEYAGIPLVITENGAAYNDVPDADGFVDDEDRTTYIAAHLDAVAQARQRGADIRGYFAWSLMDNFEWAYGYDKRFGIVRTDYRTQARTPKRSALWLRDTIARARRPLGDD from the coding sequence ATGTCTTTGGAGCTTCCCCGCGACTTCCGGTGGGGCGTCGCGACCTCGGCGTACCAGATCGAGGGGGCGGTGGATGAGGACGGCCGGACCCCGTCGATCTGGGACACGTTCTGCCGCGTCCCCGGCGCGATCGAGAACGGCGAGGACGGCGACGTCGCCTGCGACCACTACCACCGGATGCCGGAGGACGTGGGGCTGATCAAGTCGCTCGGCGTCGACACCTACCGGTTCTCCGTGGCCTGGCCGCGCGTCCAGCCGGGCGGTCGCGGCCCGGCGAACGCCGCCGGGCTGGCGTTCTACGACCGGCTGGTCGACGAGCTGCTGAGCGCCGGGGTCACGCCCTGGCTCACGCTGTACCACTGGGACCTCCCGCAGGAGTTGGAGGACGCCGGCGGCTGGCCGCACCGCGACACCGCCTACCGGTTCGCCGACTACGCCGAGCTGGTCTACGAGCGCCTCGGCGACCGCGTCGAGCACTGGACGACCCTGAACGAGGCCTGGTGCTCGGCGTGGCTGGGCTACGTCGAGGGCGTGCACGCCCCGGGCCGCCGCGAGTTCGCCGACGGCATCGCCGCGATCCACCACCTGCTGCTCGGCCACGGCCTGGCGACCCAGCGGCTGCGCGCCGCGGCCGAGGCCGCCGGCCGCCCGATCGACCTGGCGATCACGCACATCCTGGGCAACGCGATCCCGGCCTCCGACTCGCCGGTGGACGTCGAGGCCACCCGGCGCGGCGACGCCCTGCACTTCCGCATGTACATGGACCCGATCTTCAAGGGCGCCTACCCGGCGGACCTGCTGGAGGACCTGGACGCGGTCGGCGTGCCGATCCCGGTCCAGGACGGCGACCTGGAGATCATCAGCGCGCCCCTGGACACCCTCGGCGTGAACTACTACCGCTCGATGAAGACCACCGGCTTCGCCGCCGACGGCTCGACCACCGACGCCGCCGGCCGCCCGGTGACCCGCACCGTCGACTTCGGCGACCTGCCCAAGACCTACATCGACTGGGAGGTCATGCCGGACGACTTCGCGAACCTCCTGGTCCGCATCGGCCACGAGTACGCCGGCATCCCGCTGGTGATCACCGAGAACGGCGCGGCCTACAACGACGTCCCCGACGCCGACGGCTTCGTCGACGACGAGGACCGCACCACCTACATCGCGGCCCACCTCGACGCCGTGGCCCAGGCCCGCCAGCGCGGCGCGGACATCCGCGGCTACTTCGCCTGGTCCCTGATGGACAACTTCGAGTGGGCCTACGGCTACGACAAGCGCTTCGGCATCGTCCGCACCGACTACCGGACCCAGGCCCGCACCCCCAAGCGCAGCGCACTCTGGCTGCGCGACACGATCGCCCGCGCCCGCCGCCCCCTGGGCGACGACTGA